In the genome of Populus trichocarpa isolate Nisqually-1 chromosome 6, P.trichocarpa_v4.1, whole genome shotgun sequence, one region contains:
- the LOC7463685 gene encoding tonoplast dicarboxylate transporter, with product MNGDHTPNLNSDDPKTPLLPVHDPIQRSPSSNSSLTSLIFTPNNFYILLGPLLCTLICLLVKLDAPVTSIYMLAILAWIFSWWFTEAVPMPITSMAPLFLFPLFGIGSADSVARSYMDDVIALVLGSFILALAVEHYNIHKRLALNITMLFCGDPLNPPLLLLGICATTAFVSMWMHNVAAAVIMMPVATGILQRLPRGPTQSNVVGKFCKAVVLGVIYSAAIGGMSTLTGTGVNLILVGMWKSYFPEANPISFNTWFFFGFPLALVIFFALWAILCLLYCSKGSGQVLSAYLDKAHLKSELELLGPMAFAEKMVLAVFGMLIVLWMTRSITDDIPGWGALFNGLAGDGTVSVMMATLLFIIPNKKQRGEKLMDWNKCKKLPWNIVLLLGAGFAIADGVKTSGLADVLSKALDFLEEVPYLAIAPMVCLISATITEFTSNNSTTTLVVPLLIQIAKTMHVHPLLLMVPGAIGAQFSFLLPTGTPSNIVGFSTGHIEIKDMIKTGVPLKIFGIAALSLLMPTLGAYVFGTNGEV from the exons AGACACCACTTCTCCCAGTCCATGATCCAATTCAAAGGTCACCAAGTTCCAATTCATCTCTAACTTCCCTGATCTTCACACCAAACAATTTCTACATCTTGCTAGGACCCCTTCTGTGCACCCTTATATGTCTTTTGGTCAAGCTGGATGCTCCGGTGACTAGCATATACATGTTAGCTATTCTTGCTTGGATATTTTCTTGGTGGTTCACTGAGGCTGTGCCTATGCCCATCACCTCCATGGCACCTCTCTTTCTGTTTCCTCTATTTGGAATTGGTTCTGCTGATAGTGTTGCTCGATCTTACATGGATGATGTGATTGCTCTTGTTCTTGGGAGCTTCATTCTTGCTCTTGCTGTTGAGCATTATAACATTCATAAGAGATTGGCTTTAAAT ATAACGATGCTGTTCTGTGGAGATCCATTGAATCCACCACTGCTCCTCCTTGGAATTTGTGCCACCACAGCTTTTGTCAGCATGTGGATGCACAACGTGGCAGCGGCTGTTATAATGATGCCAGTGGCCACTGGTATCTTACAGCGTCTGCCAAGGGGTCCCACTCAATCCAACGTTGTGGGCAAATTCTGCAAAGCAGTGGTTCTTGGGGTCATATATTCTGCAGCTATAGGAGGGATGAGTACCTTGACAGGGACAGGCGTTAATCTGATATTAGTGGGTATGTGGAAGAGCTATTTTCCTGAGGCAAATCCCATCAGCTTTAACACATGGTTCTTCTTTGGGTTTCCTTTAGCTTTGGtgattttctttgctttgtGGGCCATTCTTTGTTTGCTGTATTGCTCAAAGGGCTCAGGACAGGTCCTTTCTGCTTATTTGGACAAAGCCCACCTTAAGAGTGAGCTTGAATTGTTAG GTCCGATGGCTTTTGCTGAAAAGATGGTATTGGCTGTTTTTGGG ATGCTAATAGTCCTATGGATGACAAGAAGTATAACGGATGACATTCCTGGTTGGGGAGCTCTCTTCAATGGACTTGCCGGCGATGGAACCGTTAGT GTTATGATGGCAACCTTATTGTTCATAATTCCAAACAAGAAGCAGAGGGGTGAGAAATTGATGGACTGGAACAAATGCAAGAAACTACCATGGAACATTGTGTTGTTGCTAGGAGCAGGTTTCGCCATCGCCGATGGAGTGAAGACTAGCGGCCTGGCTGATGTGTTATCCAAGGCATTAGACTTCTTGGAAGAGGTACCATACTTAGCCATTGCACCTATGGTGTGTCTGATAAGTGCCACAATCACTGAATTCACTTCAAACAACTCAACCACCACCCTTGTGGTTCCTCTACTGATCCAAATTGCGAAGACGATGCATGTGCATCCACTTCTCCTCATGGTTCCTGGGGCAATCGGAGCACAGTTTTCGTTCTTGCTTCCAACTGGAACACCTTCAAATATTGTGGGGTTCAGTACAGGGCATATTGAGATCAAAGACATGATCAAGACAGGAGTGCCACTTAAGATTTTTGGCATTGCTGCACTATCTCTTCTCATGCCTACACTAG GAGCTTATGTTTTCGGGACAAATGGAGAAGTTTAA